GACCAGCACATCTAAAACAACCATCTCCACGACTGCAATGGTTGATGGGTAATAACGACCCGCCCCGCGGCAGCTTAGAGCTGCAGCATGGCACGCGAGCGGACCAGGGTCGTAGCTCCACGACCTTCTCCGCGTAGGAAAACGGGGGTGGGTAATAATGTTGAATAACATTATTAGGTGGGCGCGAGCGGTGCGTTGAATCAGGGTTTTCATCTGGAGGGGACAGACAGACGTCGTGTTTTTCGTTCAACGAAGCGAATCGATTTCGATTAAAAATTGGCCTCGGATTTATGCCGTGAGAAGAGGTGTTGTTCGAGGTGGCAAGGTGAGGAGTTTATGAAAACCCTGAGGCAATGCGCCGCTCGCCTTATTCACAAAGATCGTTTTAACGATCTTTCCTCTGCTCAATCCTCTTCGGATCGCCCGCTGTTTCGGCGGTTGCGCAGTTGCCTCAGGCGTTGGCGCGCGGAATCGCGGCTGAAGTACCACAGCACCGGGCCGTGCAGCACATAGATCAGCACCACCGCATAAAGCGTCTTGGCGCGCTCGACCACGATCACGATAATCAGCATCGCCACCAGCACTAAAATCCACAGCGGCCGGCGGCGCACTAGGTCGGCGTCCTTGAACGAGTAGTACTGTAAGGTGCTGACCATCGTCAGGCTGACGATCAGCAGCACAAGCATGAACAGGTTAGGAAAGGCGCAACTGCCGTCGTCGTTGGTCCAGCCCATGTGCTGGGCAAAGAGCACCGTGGCGATGACGAACATCGCGCCGCCGGGGATCGGCAGGCCCGAGAAAAACCGCGGGTCGGCGGTCTGGTCCTCGGTGTGCACGTTGAAGCGCGCCAGCCTCAGCGCTCCGCAGAGCAGGAACAGGAAGGCCGCGACCCAGCCCAGGCGCGGATCGTAGGCATATTGCAGCGCCCAGGCGTGGGCGATGATTGCCGGGGCCACGCCGAAGCTCACCAGGTCGGACAGCGAGTCGTACTGCACGCCGAAGGGACTGGTGGTCTTGGTCCAGCGCGCGACCTTGCCGTCGAGCCCGTCGAAGATCACCGCGGCGATGATTAAGAACGCGGCCTGGCGAAAGTCGCGCTCGTAGAGCACGCTGATCATCGCCCAGAAGCTGCAAAACAGGCTGCCGGTGGTCAGCAGATTGGGCAGCAGGAAAAAGCCGCGCTTGATCCCCTCGCGGGTCGGCTCGGCCTCGTCGTGCAGCCGCGCGTTCTGCGCGGCCGCGTCCATCTTCCGCGAGCTGGAGCCCTTTACTCCTCGGGGCACTTGAGCCTCCCCAGTACGGTGATTCCGGCCTTAACCTTTTGGCCGACCTGCACGTTTACCTCGGATTCCGGCGGCAGGAACACGTCCAAGCGTGAGCCGAACCTGATTAGGCCCATGCGCCGCCCGGTGTGGGTGCGGTCGCCCTCGTGCAGATAGCAGACAACGCGCCGCGCCACGAATCCGGCGACCTGGACCCAGGCCACGCGGCAGCCCTCGGGCGTGCGGATTACCACCAGGTTGCGCTCGTTCTCCTCGCTGGCCTCGTCGCGCTCAGCCACCAGAAAACGTCCGGGCGTGTATTGGATCGTCTCGACCACGCCATCGTAGGGCGAGCGGTTGACGTGTACGTTGAATACGTTCATGAACACGCTGATCTTCTTGGCCGGACCGCCCAGCGGCGAGTCCTCGACGTAGGCCTGCTGGCAGACTTTGCCGTCGGCAGGCGAGATCACGGCCAGCGGCTCGTCAGGGGGCACGCGCTCGGGATTGCGGAAAAATTGCAGGCTGAACAGGAACGGCAGGCCGACCAGCAGCTTGACCCATAACGGCAGGTGGTAGCCGATGGCTATCAGAAACAGCACACCGGTGATCACGATAAACGGCAGACCTTCGCGAGCGAAGATTCCGATATTTCCCTTGAGTGATTTAGGCTCGTTGTTCATCCGCGCAACCTTTTCTTAGTCCAGGTTGATCTCGGCCGCGCTACGGCGCAGGTAGCGCGGCTGCAGCCGCGCGGGACCCTCCGCGCGCTCAGGCCGCCCCAAGGCGATCCGCCCCACGGCGACGGCCGAAGGATAGCATAATTCGTCCGGCGCACGCATGCACTTCCGGCCGCCACACAGCTCGTCGAAATAAGGTCCCGCGTCGCCGGCCACGATCAGCTCGTCCGGCAAAATATCGGCCAGCTTTTCCGCGTCGAACGCCGCATCCTCGATCAGCGGCAGGGGTAATCCGCGCTCGTCGGCGCGATACAGTCCGGCGTAGAGCTGCCCGCGCCCGGCGTCGACGCAGGCCAGCACCGGCACTCCGCGGTCGATCAGCGGTTGGGCCAAAGCCTCGAGGGTCGAGACCGCCAGGGCCTGTATCCCGCGCGCCAGGGCGATCCCCTGGGCCGTGGCAACGGCCACGCGCAGGCTGGTAAAGCGTCCCGGTCCCACGCCGCAGGCTACCTTGTCCAGCCGGTCGAAGCTGATCCCGCTTTCGGCCAGCAGTTCGATAATCGCCGGCAGCAGCAGCGCGGTCTGGTTGCCGCGCTGGTTCCACTGCCGCGAGCAGATCAGCTCCTGCTCGCAAAACAGCGCCGCCCCCCCGGCCGAGGTGGCGGACTCCACGGCCAGCAGATACATCAGAACAGGCCGATGAAGAAATTCTTGA
The window above is part of the Candidatus Alcyoniella australis genome. Proteins encoded here:
- a CDS encoding phosphatidylserine decarboxylase family protein, with amino-acid sequence MNNEPKSLKGNIGIFAREGLPFIVITGVLFLIAIGYHLPLWVKLLVGLPFLFSLQFFRNPERVPPDEPLAVISPADGKVCQQAYVEDSPLGGPAKKISVFMNVFNVHVNRSPYDGVVETIQYTPGRFLVAERDEASEENERNLVVIRTPEGCRVAWVQVAGFVARRVVCYLHEGDRTHTGRRMGLIRFGSRLDVFLPPESEVNVQVGQKVKAGITVLGRLKCPEE
- the tsaB gene encoding tRNA (adenosine(37)-N6)-threonylcarbamoyltransferase complex dimerization subunit type 1 TsaB, with amino-acid sequence MYLLAVESATSAGGAALFCEQELICSRQWNQRGNQTALLLPAIIELLAESGISFDRLDKVACGVGPGRFTSLRVAVATAQGIALARGIQALAVSTLEALAQPLIDRGVPVLACVDAGRGQLYAGLYRADERGLPLPLIEDAAFDAEKLADILPDELIVAGDAGPYFDELCGGRKCMRAPDELCYPSAVAVGRIALGRPERAEGPARLQPRYLRRSAAEINLD
- the pssA gene encoding CDP-diacylglycerol--serine O-phosphatidyltransferase; amino-acid sequence: MPRGVKGSSSRKMDAAAQNARLHDEAEPTREGIKRGFFLLPNLLTTGSLFCSFWAMISVLYERDFRQAAFLIIAAVIFDGLDGKVARWTKTTSPFGVQYDSLSDLVSFGVAPAIIAHAWALQYAYDPRLGWVAAFLFLLCGALRLARFNVHTEDQTADPRFFSGLPIPGGAMFVIATVLFAQHMGWTNDDGSCAFPNLFMLVLLIVSLTMVSTLQYYSFKDADLVRRRPLWILVLVAMLIIVIVVERAKTLYAVVLIYVLHGPVLWYFSRDSARQRLRQLRNRRNSGRSEED